From a single Candidatus Tumulicola sp. genomic region:
- a CDS encoding acyl-CoA dehydrogenase family protein → MLAPERTAEMLEAEQMILDTVRKLVREKVEPRAMQIDATGEYPKDLRDLFAKNDLLGIPFPEEYGGLGSFLTYVKVVEEISKACASSALIVAVQELGALPIMISGTEAQKKKYLPKLATGELMTSYALTEPTSGSDASNMRTSAVRDGDHYVLNGTKVFITNVSVADICIVFAMTDKEQGSKGISAFICHTDDPGFKLGKVEHKMGIRGSPTNEVVLENCRVPADRLLGAEGEGFKIAMRTLDKSRPGVAAQALGIAQGALDFAAKYIKERVAFGKPLSKQQGLQWMIADMDLETQAARLLLYEAARKCDESAPDVTYWGALCKLKCGDVAMSVTTDAVQLVGGYGYMTEYPVERMMRDAKITQIYEGTQQIQRIVIGRHILGK, encoded by the coding sequence CGAGATGCTCGAAGCCGAGCAGATGATCCTGGATACCGTGCGCAAGCTCGTCCGCGAGAAGGTCGAGCCGCGCGCGATGCAGATCGACGCCACCGGCGAGTATCCCAAAGACCTACGCGACCTGTTCGCCAAAAACGATTTGCTCGGCATCCCTTTCCCCGAGGAATACGGCGGGCTCGGCAGCTTCCTGACCTACGTCAAGGTCGTCGAAGAGATCTCCAAGGCATGCGCGTCGTCGGCGCTGATCGTCGCGGTGCAAGAGCTGGGGGCGCTCCCCATCATGATCTCCGGCACCGAGGCGCAGAAGAAAAAGTACCTGCCCAAGCTGGCGACGGGCGAATTGATGACCTCCTACGCGCTGACCGAGCCGACCTCGGGTTCGGACGCATCCAACATGCGTACCAGCGCGGTGCGCGACGGCGACCACTACGTGCTCAACGGCACCAAGGTGTTCATCACCAACGTGTCGGTGGCCGACATCTGCATCGTTTTCGCGATGACCGACAAGGAGCAGGGCTCCAAGGGCATTTCTGCATTCATCTGCCACACCGACGACCCGGGCTTCAAGCTCGGCAAGGTCGAGCACAAGATGGGCATCCGCGGGTCACCGACCAACGAGGTCGTGCTCGAGAATTGCCGCGTCCCCGCCGATCGCTTGTTGGGCGCCGAAGGAGAAGGCTTCAAAATAGCGATGCGCACCTTGGATAAATCGCGACCCGGCGTTGCGGCCCAAGCGCTCGGCATCGCCCAAGGCGCGCTGGACTTCGCCGCCAAGTACATCAAGGAGCGCGTGGCGTTCGGCAAGCCTCTTTCCAAACAGCAAGGTCTGCAGTGGATGATCGCCGACATGGATCTGGAGACGCAAGCGGCGCGCTTGTTGCTGTACGAAGCGGCGCGTAAGTGCGACGAGAGCGCGCCCGACGTCACCTATTGGGGCGCGCTGTGCAAGCTCAAATGCGGCGACGTGGCGATGAGCGTGACCACCGATGCGGTGCAACTGGTCGGCGGCTACGGCTATATGACCGAATACCCGGTCGAACGCATGATGCGCGACGCCAAGATCACGCAGATCTATGAAGGCACGCAGCAGATCCAGCGCATCGTCATCGGGCGCCACATCCTCGGTAAGTAG
- the metE gene encoding 5-methyltetrahydropteroyltriglutamate--homocysteine S-methyltransferase yields MALAHSLGFPRIGPKRELKRALEGFWSGQTDAAALVETGRALRAQNWKVQRDAGMDLVPVGDFSFYDHVLDTTAMLGAVPARYGWRGGPVDLSTYFAMARGTSSQPAMEMTKWFDTNYHYIVPEFTPETTFAFSSSKIVDETREALALGMPAKPVLLGPFTYWRLGKWRVHDGANHSHRAPLELIERMLPVYAQVLDDLQRLGASWVQIDEPALALDLEPEWILAVQSAYAALARGGRPKILLATYFDSVEQVALELEALPVEGVHLDIVRAPKQLDAFLKLALEDEVLSLGIVDGRNIWRTDLDAALHALLPAASQLGDRLWIAPSCSLLHSPIDLALETKLDEELKSWMAFSVQKLHEIALLKGALLSRKGHEHEPLAPSRSAGAARRSSSRIHNPAVKKRVASLDTADAVRQSLYPERRAVQHDRLDLPMFPTTTIGSFPQTGAIREARAKFKKGEIDAAAYEGFIKAEIQHALREQERIGLDVLVHGEAERNDMVEYFGERLSGFAFTQNGWVQSYGSRYVKPPVIFGDVFRPAPMTVDWIRYAQSLTPKPVKGMLTGPVTILQWSFVRDDQPHSQTALQIALAIRDEVADLESAGIKAIQIDEPAMREGLPLKRRDWNAYLQWAVLAFRVASSGVADHTQIHTHMCYAEFNEILPSIAEMDADVITIESSRSDMEILEAFRTFKYPNEVGPGVYDIHSPRIPSADEMAALLEKAVQALAPDQLWVNPDCGLKTRRWEEVLPALTNMVAAAKRLREQYTKTPA; encoded by the coding sequence ATGGCGTTAGCACATAGTTTGGGTTTTCCCCGAATTGGGCCCAAGCGCGAACTCAAACGCGCGCTTGAGGGTTTTTGGTCCGGACAAACCGATGCGGCAGCGCTCGTCGAGACCGGCCGCGCGTTGCGCGCGCAGAACTGGAAGGTGCAGCGCGACGCCGGCATGGACCTCGTGCCGGTGGGCGATTTTTCTTTTTATGACCACGTGCTCGACACGACGGCCATGCTCGGCGCGGTGCCGGCGCGCTACGGTTGGCGCGGCGGACCAGTCGACCTCTCGACCTACTTCGCGATGGCGCGCGGCACGTCGAGCCAGCCGGCGATGGAGATGACCAAATGGTTCGACACGAACTATCACTACATCGTTCCCGAGTTCACGCCGGAGACGACGTTCGCGTTTTCAAGCTCTAAGATCGTGGACGAAACGCGCGAGGCGCTCGCGCTCGGCATGCCCGCCAAGCCGGTGCTGCTCGGTCCGTTCACGTACTGGCGCCTCGGCAAATGGCGCGTTCACGACGGCGCCAACCACTCGCATCGCGCACCGCTGGAATTGATCGAGCGCATGCTCCCGGTGTATGCGCAGGTGCTCGACGACTTGCAACGCCTAGGCGCTTCGTGGGTGCAGATCGACGAGCCGGCGCTGGCGCTCGACCTGGAACCCGAGTGGATCTTGGCGGTCCAAAGCGCCTATGCGGCTTTGGCACGAGGCGGCCGGCCGAAAATCCTGCTCGCCACGTATTTCGATTCGGTGGAGCAGGTGGCGCTGGAACTTGAAGCGCTGCCGGTGGAAGGCGTACATCTCGATATCGTCCGGGCGCCGAAACAGCTCGATGCGTTTCTGAAGTTGGCGCTGGAAGACGAAGTGCTCTCGCTGGGCATCGTGGATGGCCGCAACATCTGGCGCACCGACCTTGATGCAGCGCTGCACGCGCTCTTGCCGGCTGCCTCGCAGCTCGGCGATCGCTTGTGGATCGCGCCCTCCTGCAGCCTGCTGCATTCGCCCATCGACTTGGCGTTGGAGACCAAGCTTGATGAAGAGCTGAAATCATGGATGGCGTTCTCGGTGCAGAAGCTGCACGAGATCGCGCTGCTCAAAGGCGCGCTGCTCAGCCGCAAAGGCCACGAGCACGAACCGCTCGCGCCCTCTCGTTCCGCCGGTGCTGCGCGGCGCTCGTCTTCGCGCATCCACAACCCGGCGGTGAAAAAGCGTGTCGCTTCGCTCGACACTGCCGACGCCGTGCGCCAGAGCCTGTACCCAGAACGACGAGCCGTGCAGCACGACCGGCTCGACCTGCCGATGTTCCCGACCACGACGATCGGCAGCTTCCCGCAGACCGGTGCGATCCGCGAGGCGCGGGCGAAGTTCAAAAAGGGCGAGATCGACGCCGCCGCTTATGAAGGCTTTATCAAGGCTGAGATCCAGCACGCGCTGCGCGAGCAAGAACGCATCGGCCTCGACGTGCTCGTCCACGGCGAGGCTGAGCGCAACGACATGGTCGAGTATTTCGGCGAGCGTCTGTCGGGCTTCGCGTTCACCCAAAACGGCTGGGTGCAAAGCTACGGATCGCGCTACGTGAAACCGCCCGTCATCTTCGGCGATGTCTTCCGGCCGGCGCCGATGACGGTGGACTGGATACGCTACGCGCAATCGCTGACCCCAAAGCCGGTGAAGGGCATGCTCACCGGTCCCGTCACGATCTTGCAGTGGTCGTTCGTGCGCGATGACCAGCCGCACTCGCAAACCGCGCTTCAGATCGCGCTGGCCATCCGCGATGAAGTAGCCGATCTCGAAAGCGCGGGCATCAAGGCGATCCAAATCGACGAACCGGCCATGCGCGAGGGTCTGCCTCTCAAGCGCCGGGATTGGAACGCCTATCTGCAGTGGGCCGTGCTGGCATTTCGCGTCGCGTCCTCCGGCGTGGCCGACCATACCCAGATCCACACGCATATGTGCTATGCGGAATTCAACGAGATATTGCCGTCGATCGCCGAAATGGACGCCGACGTGATCACGATCGAGTCGTCGCGCTCCGACATGGAGATCCTGGAGGCGTTCCGGACGTTCAAGTACCCCAACGAAGTCGGCCCCGGCGTGTACGACATCCATTCGCCGCGTATCCCCAGCGCCGACGAGATGGCTGCGCTGCTTGAAAAAGCCGTGCAGGCGCTCGCGCCGGATCAACTCTGGGTCAATCCTGATTGCGGCTTGAAGACGCGGCGCTGGGAAGAGGTGCTTCCGGCGCTGACCAATATGGTGGCGGCGGCCAAGCGCCTGCGCGAGCAATACACCAAGACGCCCGCTTGA
- a CDS encoding carotenoid biosynthesis protein — protein MSGSRERALALWAIAALLAAFTFLTSLLPHLVAPGPNGIITTILLVAFALVHGAAYYGGKGIAVFVVVCLVVSNIAENLSIVTGFPFGHYHYTGVLGPKIFLVPITIGGAYFGAGYLSWTLALVLLGRIGQPIDAFARWALPVVASFLMASWDFMFDPATSTANKGWIWENGGGYFGVPFENYAGWLLTVFIFYAIFAGYLAARPASAAASQGVRSAAAFWAPAIVMYALLGVRYVVTYFVPAENARFVDATGHVWMSHDIYQTAALAAIFTILAFSALAALRLTDEAKR, from the coding sequence ATGAGCGGATCTCGCGAGCGCGCGCTCGCGCTCTGGGCGATCGCGGCGCTCCTCGCCGCGTTCACGTTCCTGACGAGTTTGCTGCCGCATCTCGTCGCCCCCGGGCCAAATGGCATCATCACGACGATCTTGCTGGTCGCCTTTGCCCTCGTGCATGGCGCCGCGTACTACGGCGGCAAGGGCATCGCGGTGTTCGTCGTCGTGTGTCTGGTCGTGAGCAATATCGCCGAGAACCTCAGCATCGTGACGGGCTTTCCGTTCGGTCATTACCACTACACCGGCGTGCTTGGGCCAAAGATCTTCCTCGTGCCGATCACCATCGGCGGCGCCTACTTCGGCGCCGGTTATTTGTCATGGACGCTCGCGCTGGTGTTGCTTGGCCGGATCGGTCAGCCGATCGACGCGTTTGCGCGCTGGGCCCTGCCGGTCGTCGCGTCCTTCTTGATGGCGAGCTGGGATTTCATGTTCGACCCGGCGACGTCGACCGCCAATAAGGGATGGATCTGGGAGAACGGCGGCGGCTATTTCGGCGTGCCGTTTGAGAACTATGCGGGCTGGCTCTTAACGGTCTTCATCTTCTACGCGATTTTCGCGGGTTATCTCGCAGCGAGGCCCGCGAGCGCCGCCGCTTCGCAAGGCGTGCGGTCAGCAGCGGCTTTTTGGGCGCCCGCGATCGTCATGTACGCGCTGCTCGGCGTGCGCTATGTCGTGACCTATTTCGTGCCGGCAGAGAACGCCCGGTTTGTCGACGCCACGGGCCACGTGTGGATGTCGCACGACATCTATCAGACAGCCGCCCTCGCCGCGATCTTCACGATTCTCGCGTTCTCCGCTCTCGCGGCGCTGCGATTGACCGACGAAGCCAAGCGGTAG
- a CDS encoding cyclase family protein — translation MITRLAAISTIVAISTLVFVASVREAKPQAQSLAEAYATIASKQFVDLTHSFSPDTPHWKGFDKETVRTLYWYDPKPGTRGSGFFAQQFCHVGQWGTHVDPPAHFVEGGRTVDKIDPKEMVMPFVVLDVHEKVARDPDYVLSVDDVKAWETRHGSVPQHAFVAMRTDWSKRWSGGNAAMANKDSKGISHYPGWSLPALEYLYETRHITASGHETTDTDPGIATSKEDYSLESWILHHDHYQIELLANLDKVPESGAIAIVTFPKPAGGSGFPARVIAILP, via the coding sequence ATGATCACGAGGCTCGCTGCAATCTCCACCATCGTGGCCATCTCGACGCTCGTATTCGTAGCAAGCGTGCGCGAAGCGAAACCGCAAGCCCAGTCGCTGGCGGAAGCGTATGCCACGATCGCGAGCAAGCAGTTCGTCGATCTCACGCACAGTTTCTCTCCCGACACGCCACATTGGAAGGGCTTCGACAAAGAGACCGTTCGGACGCTGTATTGGTACGACCCGAAGCCCGGAACGCGCGGATCCGGATTCTTCGCACAACAATTCTGTCACGTCGGCCAGTGGGGCACGCACGTCGATCCGCCCGCGCACTTCGTCGAGGGCGGCCGCACCGTCGACAAGATTGACCCGAAGGAAATGGTGATGCCTTTCGTCGTCCTCGACGTACACGAGAAGGTCGCGCGCGATCCCGACTACGTCCTTTCGGTCGACGACGTCAAGGCGTGGGAGACCAGGCACGGCTCCGTCCCGCAGCACGCTTTCGTCGCGATGCGGACCGACTGGTCGAAGCGTTGGTCGGGCGGCAACGCCGCCATGGCCAATAAGGACTCCAAGGGGATCTCGCACTACCCGGGCTGGAGCCTACCCGCGCTCGAGTACCTCTACGAGACGCGGCACATCACCGCCTCAGGCCACGAAACGACCGACACCGACCCCGGCATCGCGACGTCGAAGGAAGACTATTCTCTCGAGAGCTGGATCCTACATCACGACCACTATCAGATCGAATTACTGGCGAACCTCGATAAAGTGCCCGAGAGCGGCGCAATCGCGATCGTCACGTTTCCGAAGCCGGCCGGCGGCTCCGGTTTCCCGGCTCGCGTGATCGCAATCCTTCCGTAG
- a CDS encoding VIT1/CCC1 transporter family protein: MPQTPHLEHHFTASDTIRDIVIGMSDGLTVPFALTAGLSGAVNSTHVVVIAGLAEIAAGAIAMGLGGFLAARSDVDHYASEQQREREEVKTKTQAEVEETEGIFASYGLSKAHTAPIIAVMQANPEAWVDFMMRFELGLEKPAAGRALSSSTTIGLSYVAGGLIPLLPYFIFPSLAPALLCSIGVTGAALFIFGFFKGRFTGQNVVLSGLQTLFVGGLAAAAAFGLARLISG; the protein is encoded by the coding sequence ATGCCGCAGACGCCGCATCTCGAACATCATTTCACCGCCAGCGATACCATCCGCGACATCGTGATCGGCATGTCGGACGGGTTGACGGTTCCCTTCGCGCTCACCGCAGGTCTATCGGGGGCGGTGAACTCGACGCACGTAGTGGTGATCGCGGGCTTGGCCGAGATCGCCGCGGGCGCGATCGCCATGGGTCTCGGCGGGTTTCTGGCCGCGCGCAGCGACGTCGATCATTACGCGAGCGAGCAGCAGCGCGAGCGAGAGGAAGTCAAGACCAAGACGCAAGCGGAGGTCGAAGAAACCGAAGGCATCTTCGCCTCGTACGGTCTGAGCAAGGCTCACACCGCTCCCATCATCGCCGTGATGCAAGCCAACCCGGAGGCCTGGGTCGACTTCATGATGCGTTTTGAACTCGGATTGGAAAAGCCCGCAGCGGGTCGCGCGCTTTCCAGCTCGACGACGATCGGCCTGTCGTACGTGGCCGGCGGTCTCATCCCGCTGTTACCTTATTTCATCTTCCCTTCGTTGGCGCCGGCGCTGCTGTGCTCCATCGGCGTGACCGGCGCTGCGTTGTTCATTTTCGGATTCTTCAAGGGTCGTTTTACCGGCCAGAATGTGGTCCTTTCGGGGTTACAGACGCTGTTCGTGGGCGGCCTAGCCGCCGCGGCGGCCTTTGGTTTGGCGCGCCTGATCTCCGGCTAG
- a CDS encoding tetratricopeptide repeat protein, which yields MPDFSLALTSAPPTPAPSPTPSSSSSLTPAASQAIEILRDGIDKANAGNCAEAVKALERGIAMDPHSVNAPTANFVLASCRYYLGDKPGAIDAYSQAIALKPDYDEAWADRGRIRDEAGRHSAAVQDLSKAIELQPQNSTYFTSRGIARGWLKDYKGAIDDFTKAIALNDQDARNYLNRAVAKRALRDMPGALADIDAALRANPESAEAHRFRATLLIAKGDFKTAITELDKTLRASPGDEAAISARGSAFEALGDYKRAAADFDTAIALDPRDFFAVVNRGLARFHLADYRGAITDYGAAVALYPNSSRAHDGRGAAKAKLNDAPGALADFTAAIALNPKVEEYYRHRGITRFAMRDYTGALTDLNKAVSMAPNDAIAFLTRGLVRSRLGDSSGAVGDVRTAVALSAKSGDRQTLRAATSQLLKLTH from the coding sequence ATGCCAGACTTTAGTCTGGCTCTCACCAGTGCTCCGCCCACCCCGGCGCCATCACCAACCCCCTCGTCCTCAAGCTCGTTGACGCCCGCGGCTTCGCAAGCGATCGAGATTCTCCGCGACGGCATCGACAAAGCGAACGCGGGCAACTGCGCGGAGGCTGTGAAGGCGCTCGAGCGCGGCATCGCGATGGATCCGCACAGCGTCAACGCGCCGACCGCCAATTTCGTCCTGGCGAGTTGCCGCTACTATTTGGGCGACAAGCCCGGCGCCATCGACGCATATAGCCAGGCAATCGCGTTGAAGCCCGATTACGATGAGGCGTGGGCCGACCGAGGCCGCATCCGCGACGAAGCCGGCCGGCACAGCGCCGCCGTGCAAGACCTCAGCAAAGCCATCGAACTGCAACCGCAGAATTCGACGTACTTCACCAGCCGCGGCATAGCGCGCGGCTGGCTCAAGGATTACAAAGGCGCGATCGACGATTTCACCAAAGCGATCGCGCTCAACGACCAGGACGCGCGCAACTACCTCAACCGGGCGGTCGCGAAGCGGGCGCTGCGCGACATGCCGGGCGCTCTCGCCGACATCGACGCAGCGCTGCGCGCGAATCCCGAATCTGCCGAGGCGCATCGATTCCGCGCGACGCTGCTCATCGCCAAGGGCGACTTCAAAACGGCAATCACCGAACTCGACAAAACTCTTCGAGCCAGTCCAGGCGACGAAGCCGCCATCTCCGCGCGAGGGTCGGCGTTCGAGGCGCTGGGCGATTACAAGCGAGCCGCCGCGGACTTCGACACCGCCATCGCGCTTGATCCACGAGATTTTTTCGCCGTGGTCAACCGAGGCCTCGCCCGCTTTCACCTCGCCGACTACCGCGGAGCGATCACCGATTATGGCGCTGCGGTCGCGCTCTATCCCAATAGTTCGCGCGCGCACGACGGGCGGGGCGCCGCGAAGGCGAAACTGAACGACGCGCCGGGCGCCCTTGCCGACTTCACGGCAGCCATCGCGCTCAACCCGAAAGTAGAAGAGTACTATCGGCACCGCGGCATCACGCGCTTCGCCATGCGCGATTACACCGGCGCGCTGACGGACCTCAACAAGGCGGTCAGCATGGCGCCAAACGACGCCATCGCCTTTCTCACTCGGGGACTCGTCCGGTCGCGGCTCGGCGACTCAAGCGGAGCCGTGGGCGACGTCCGGACCGCCGTCGCGCTATCTGCGAAATCCGGCGACCGGCAGACGCTGCGCGCGGCGACGTCGCAACTCTTGAAACTCACGCACTAG
- a CDS encoding AMP-binding protein yields MERVWTPSPECIERANVTAFMKRVGCASLEKLFDYARADIARFYHELVSAMGLAWFAPYETTLDLSKGAPFARWFVNGRYNATYNCLDKWIQAGRGGETALVWEGEDGAVRQFTFDHLLAEVCKLSAALRRLGTKRGDVVGIYMPLLPETAIALLALGRIGAIAAPAFSGYGAPALATRLADANAAMLLTVDGAPRRGKNVIMKTTADEALRQVPSVKKVLVYRRTGDEVPWTTGRDLDWAAEVALEDDFMPAEQTASDEPYLLLYTSGSTGKPKGAVHGHATFPVKVQIDQYLCFDVKPGDRMLWFTDMGWMMGPFLVLGALGLGASIMLYEGTPDYPKPDRLWEVVARHKVTHLGIAPTAIRSLMVHGDDLPRKHDLSNLRILGSSGEAWNPEPYKWFASVVGGGQVPIINYSGGTEISGGILGCYPIKPLTACSFHGPVAGMDADVVDEQGRSLRDGHVGELVVRQPWPGMTMGFWHDDERYLNTYWSRFPNVWVHGDWASVDAEGYWYIHGRSDDTINVAGKRVGPAEYESALVSHRGVREAAAISVPDELKGEAVVCLVIVRPGTVESEALRDELTKLVSTTLGKALAPKRIQFVDDLPRTRNAKMMRRVARARYLKAESLGDLSALENPAALEAIDAAR; encoded by the coding sequence GTGGAACGCGTCTGGACTCCTAGCCCCGAATGCATCGAGCGCGCCAACGTGACCGCGTTCATGAAGCGCGTCGGCTGCGCATCGCTCGAAAAGCTCTTCGACTACGCGCGCGCGGACATCGCGCGCTTCTATCACGAACTTGTCTCCGCGATGGGGCTCGCGTGGTTCGCGCCTTACGAGACGACGCTCGATCTCTCCAAGGGCGCGCCGTTCGCGCGCTGGTTCGTGAACGGCCGCTACAACGCGACGTACAACTGCCTTGATAAGTGGATCCAGGCGGGCCGCGGCGGCGAAACCGCGCTGGTGTGGGAAGGCGAAGACGGGGCGGTGCGGCAGTTCACGTTCGACCACCTGCTCGCGGAAGTGTGCAAGCTCAGCGCAGCTTTGCGCAGGCTTGGGACGAAGCGAGGCGACGTCGTCGGCATCTACATGCCGCTCTTGCCCGAGACGGCGATCGCTTTGCTGGCGCTCGGGCGCATCGGCGCCATCGCAGCGCCCGCATTTTCCGGATACGGCGCGCCCGCGCTGGCCACGCGCTTAGCCGACGCCAACGCTGCGATGCTGTTGACGGTCGACGGCGCGCCGCGGCGCGGCAAGAACGTCATCATGAAGACGACCGCCGATGAGGCGCTGCGCCAGGTCCCCAGCGTAAAAAAGGTGTTGGTATACCGGCGCACGGGTGATGAAGTCCCGTGGACCACGGGCCGCGATCTCGACTGGGCGGCCGAAGTGGCGCTCGAGGACGATTTCATGCCGGCCGAGCAGACAGCTTCGGACGAACCGTATCTGCTTTTGTACACCTCCGGTTCGACCGGCAAGCCGAAGGGCGCGGTACACGGCCACGCCACGTTTCCGGTGAAAGTCCAGATCGACCAATACCTGTGCTTCGACGTCAAGCCGGGCGATCGCATGTTGTGGTTCACCGACATGGGTTGGATGATGGGCCCGTTTCTGGTGCTCGGCGCGCTGGGGTTGGGCGCGAGCATCATGCTCTACGAGGGCACGCCCGACTACCCGAAGCCCGACCGACTGTGGGAAGTGGTGGCGCGCCACAAGGTCACGCATCTGGGCATCGCGCCGACGGCGATCCGATCGCTGATGGTGCACGGCGATGACCTGCCGCGCAAACACGACCTTTCAAATCTGCGGATTCTGGGCTCGTCCGGCGAAGCGTGGAATCCCGAACCGTATAAGTGGTTCGCGAGCGTCGTTGGCGGCGGGCAGGTGCCCATCATCAACTATTCGGGCGGCACGGAGATCAGCGGCGGCATTCTGGGCTGCTATCCGATCAAGCCGTTGACGGCGTGCAGCTTTCATGGGCCGGTCGCCGGCATGGACGCCGATGTGGTCGACGAACAGGGCCGGTCGCTGCGCGACGGGCACGTCGGCGAGCTCGTGGTGCGCCAGCCGTGGCCCGGCATGACGATGGGTTTCTGGCATGACGACGAGCGCTATCTCAACACGTATTGGTCGCGTTTCCCGAACGTATGGGTTCATGGCGATTGGGCGAGCGTCGATGCCGAGGGCTATTGGTATATCCACGGCAGGTCCGACGACACGATCAACGTCGCCGGCAAGCGTGTGGGCCCCGCCGAGTACGAAAGCGCGCTGGTGTCGCACCGCGGTGTGCGCGAGGCGGCGGCGATATCCGTGCCGGACGAACTCAAGGGTGAGGCGGTGGTCTGTCTGGTGATCGTGCGCCCGGGCACGGTGGAAAGCGAAGCTTTGCGCGATGAACTCACCAAACTCGTGAGCACGACGCTCGGCAAAGCCTTGGCGCCCAAGCGCATCCAATTCGTCGACGATCTGCCGCGCACGCGCAACGCCAAGATGATGCGCCGCGTCGCGCGTGCGCGTTATCTCAAAGCGGAGAGTCTGGGGGATCTTTCAGCGCTGGAAAACCCCGCCGCACTGGAAGCGATCGACGCCGCCCGATGA
- a CDS encoding S41 family peptidase produces MKKLITGTLFAAILAGVSLLAAPARAADDVNKSMLDYSFLRATIDFYKQVDYQALLDGAVSGFKTAVKNKGGDPTHVPVVRHLGSDSADIAALNEELKVVNREYGRTVGERELAYGAISGMMQSLRDRWTVFMTPQEYRSLNENLEGGGFPGVGVVIDVDPATKSLLIVQVLDGGPAAKAGMQPGDVILTIDGTPTKGLSTVDDSKLIRGKAGTKVQLVVQRVGADKQLVFSVTRDFIHEPSVLTRMIDDHVGYVRVLVFGTTTGDEITRALAGLEKQGVKAYILDLRNNGGGYLNAAIDVASKFVADGPIVEIDQRQKPLTTINAQDSAVASRPLAVLVNGYTASASEIASGAIQDSGTGVLIGTKTYGKGEVQTIYPLPDGSAIKITTARYLTPSGRDINTIGIKPDIEVPDVKVENIGNLLLDSQLQRAVSFVRDQLTPPAPAPVTH; encoded by the coding sequence ATGAAAAAACTCATCACCGGCACGCTCTTCGCCGCGATCCTCGCCGGCGTTTCGTTGCTCGCAGCGCCCGCGCGCGCTGCAGACGACGTCAACAAGTCCATGCTGGACTACTCGTTCCTGCGCGCCACGATCGATTTCTACAAACAGGTCGACTATCAGGCGCTGCTGGACGGCGCCGTATCCGGCTTCAAGACCGCGGTGAAGAACAAGGGCGGTGATCCCACCCACGTGCCGGTGGTCCGCCACCTGGGCAGTGACAGCGCCGATATCGCGGCGCTCAATGAAGAGCTGAAAGTCGTCAATCGCGAGTACGGGCGCACCGTCGGCGAGCGCGAGCTCGCGTACGGCGCCATCTCCGGCATGATGCAGTCGCTGCGCGATCGCTGGACCGTGTTCATGACGCCCCAAGAGTACCGCAGCCTCAACGAAAACCTTGAGGGCGGCGGCTTCCCTGGCGTCGGCGTCGTCATCGATGTGGACCCGGCGACGAAATCGCTGCTGATCGTGCAAGTGCTCGACGGCGGCCCGGCCGCAAAGGCGGGCATGCAGCCTGGTGACGTCATCCTGACGATCGACGGAACACCGACCAAAGGCCTGAGCACCGTCGACGACAGCAAACTCATCCGCGGCAAAGCCGGCACGAAGGTGCAGCTGGTCGTGCAGCGCGTCGGCGCGGACAAGCAACTGGTGTTTTCAGTCACGCGCGATTTCATCCACGAGCCGAGCGTCCTGACTCGCATGATCGACGACCACGTCGGCTACGTGCGCGTGCTGGTCTTCGGCACGACCACCGGCGACGAGATCACGCGGGCGCTCGCGGGCCTGGAGAAACAGGGGGTCAAGGCTTACATCCTCGACCTGCGCAACAACGGCGGCGGCTATTTGAACGCGGCGATCGACGTGGCGTCCAAATTCGTCGCTGACGGGCCGATCGTGGAGATCGACCAGCGCCAAAAACCCCTGACGACCATCAACGCTCAAGACAGCGCCGTGGCGTCGCGGCCGCTCGCGGTGCTGGTCAACGGCTACACCGCCAGCGCATCGGAGATCGCCTCCGGGGCGATCCAGGATTCGGGTACGGGCGTGCTCATCGGCACGAAGACCTACGGCAAGGGTGAAGTGCAGACGATCTACCCGCTGCCGGACGGCAGCGCCATCAAGATCACGACCGCGCGCTACCTCACGCCGAGCGGACGCGACATCAATACGATCGGCATCAAGCCGGACATCGAAGTGCCCGACGTCAAGGTGGAGAACATCGGCAATCTGCTGCTCGACTCGCAATTGCAGCGCGCGGTGTCGTTCGTGCGCGACCAACTCACGCCGCCGGCCCCAGCCCCCGTAACGCACTAA